The genomic segment CATAAGGTACATGCGATTCTTCTGGGTTTTCCGAGCGACTCTCAGCTCTATCGTAACGCCGTCTTTACGTACTTGCTGCAAAGGTTCTTCCTTACTATTTCCAAGTTTGATTGCGGGAGCATCCATTGCCCGGGAACCGCTTTCGTAAGGGTAGCACACATCCAGCGCTTCCGTAATCAGGCTGCGTACGATGTTATCATCATCGTATTTCCAAAAACAAGATTCTTCTTCAAGAATCTGAACCCATTGTTCTTCCCCTTCAATTGTCGCTTGATCCAAATTCTCTGCCTTGAAATGAATTCCTTGATATTGCAAAAACCAATCAGTCGGTTGAGCAGAATCATATGCACCCTTCCCCAAACAATTACTTTCTTCCAATTTTTCTCCACGGTTGGGATTACCGATATTATTTTTTTGAGAAGCAGTAATGATAACCTTATAGTTGGGTTTTTGAATTTCAAAATTAGTCCAGGCTGAAATTTCGTCTCCATTGGAATGTATGGTGTACTGTGCTTCGCCGGTTCCTCCGTCCACCCAGTAAAATTCCAGTTCCGGTGTGTCAAATTTTTCTAGGGGAAGCACTCGACCTCCTTCGCGAAAATGCGCTTCATAACGTTTGATATAATTCTGACCCGACCCATCTGCTGTCTGGCCTTGTCCATCCAAAGTCCATTTCCCGCCTCCAGGGTCTTTATCCTCTGGTATAATTATGCCACGAATTTTTATTTTTTCTCCTACGACAACCGGAACCGTCTCATTAGTAATATCTATCCATTTTCCATTGACTTCTCTATGGATTTCAATAGCAGGAGGCGGTTCGCCAAAATACCAGCTTGCTTTATACTTAACATCACCTGATTCTGGCGGCTCATACTTGATACCCATAAAACTCTGGTATTGGAAACCATATTCCAATTCTTCTGATGTCCAGGATATATGACCTCTATTCGATCCCGATTTTAATTCACTGCCATTCAGCCCAAAATGAATTACTACCGAGCCTTCAGTTTTCTTGCCATCTTTATCGGTAATAACAGTATGAACAGGTACAGTAAAATAAAAGGTATAGTGATCCATCTTCTGGTTTCCTGCCATAGCCTGCATTAAGGCCACTGGATCAACTTGCCCGGAAAGTTGCATGGCATGTGCCACACCCGCCGGCCCGGTAAAGCCCATCCATTCCAGATGCCCCTGTTTTTGGGGATCGGTTATGGATTGAAGTGAAAGGATTGGTACACTTCCCGAACCTTGAGCAGTATAATAAACTTCGCCTGTTTTTTTATCCGTCGTTATATTTTGATAGTTTGCCTTTGCCTGCATGCCGCTTTCATCAGGATAAAATAAGGTTACTCCACTACGATTTTCCATCAAAACCAGATTGCCGCTGACCGATGCGGATAGGGAGCCTGCTTCTTCCAGGTTACCATTCTGCTCATCGTGCTTGTTCCAGGAAATTTCTATATTCACATTTGCTTCAAGTTCATCTTGTTCTTGGAAATAAGATCCCTCCTGGGCAACCGCAGAAAAAGGAAACAAAAAAAGAATGCCATAAAAAACAATCATCATGAATAATGATCTAAGTAAAAGACATTTGATTTTTTTCATCTTACTATCCTTGAGAAAATAATTTTATTACCTTTATTAATACAATAAAAGGCTTTAAAAATCCTTCTTTTTTAAAATATTTCTAAAAAAGAAGGATTTTTAAATCTTTTGTCGTATTGATATCAAAGTATAGAAAAATTGAAAAAACTAATACTTTTTAATTATAGATCCCAAAAATTTATCCGAATAGTCTTAATGAAATATTGTAAAATACCATTGAATTTATTTCAAAGTGTTGAATAATGATTAAAAATAGTAAAATAAACAACAAGGGACGAAGAAATGTCTAAATGTATCCTCATATGAAGATAACTAAAAAGCAAGCACGCCAATTTATGCTTATACACCAAAAAATTATACCTGCACGAACACTTCTGGGAAAAGAAGGCATACTTGAATACATGCGCCGGGTCGGCTGTATCCAATTTGATCCGCTTAATGTAGTGGGGTACAATTCATACCTTGTCCTTCAGTCTCGAATTGAAAATTTCAAACCAGAATATCTACAGGAACTTTTATATTCCGAAAGAAAATTATTGGATGGATGGGATAAGAATATGGCTGTCTATGATGTTAAAGATTGGCCATATTTTAGCAGATATCGTGAAAAAGCATACCAGCGGCATGGTGGTGAATCTAATTTTATCAGTAAAATTTTTCCAGAAGTAAGAAATGCCCTTGAGCAGAACGGACCTTTGTCATCTATCGACTTGAAATTTAACCATAAAGTAGATTGGCCTTGGGCACCTACCAGGGCAGCTCGCACAGCCTTGGAGAGCATGTACTTTTGGGGAGAATTAATTATTCATCATAAAGTAGGTACAAGAAAGGTTTATGACTTTACCAAAAAATATCTTTCACCTGAGTTGCTGTCTATGCCAGATCCTAATGCTACACTGGAACAGTATTTCGAGTGGAAGGTAAAAGGCGAATCGGAGCAGTCGGATTACTATAGGGACGCTATAGTGAAGCATGGCTTGGTATAAACTGGATGAAAAGCAAGGAAAGAACTGAGGCTCTTCTGCGACTTAAAAAAAAGGTGAGATATTACCAATTAAGGTAAAGGATATTATATACTTTCTACATCCGGAAAGAAGAAATATCATTATTGCATGAGGTGTTAAATGGGATTGATGTAAAACCACAAGCCTCTTTTATTGCTCCTTTAGATAATCTATTATGGGATAGAAAATTAATAAAAGAGATTTTTGGATTTGAATATATATGGGAAGTATATAAACCAATTTCCGAACGTAGATACGGCTACTATGTATTACCGGTATTATACGGTGAAAGTTTTGTAGCACGTTTTGAACCTAAGTTTAATACAAAAACTAGAAAACTTGAAATAATAAAAATAGAAATAAAATAAGGGAGTTGAATGATATGACCTATGATGAAGTTGTTCGGAAGCTTGCTCCATGCGGACTGGATTGTAGCCGGTGTGCAGATTATCAAGACGGAGAAATAAAAGAACTAAGTACAAAACTATTGAATTTGTTAGGACGCTACGATCGATTAGCGGAATTAAAGTCAACAATAATTCCTACTTTTAAAAGCTATAGTAAATTTAAAGAATTACTGGAACTATTTGCCCAGGTATCATGCGGAGGATGCAGAAGCGAAAATGTAAAATGTCTGATTAATTGCCATGCCCAGACCTGCCATAAAGATAAAAAAGTGGATTTTTGTTTTCAATGCGAGGAATTCCCTTGCGACAAGCAGTGCGAAAGGAAAATAAGAGAACGATGGATCGCTAACAATCAACGCATGAAAGAAATTGGAGTGGTTAATTTTTATACAGAGCGGAGTAAATTGCCAAGGTATTGAAGATTGGAAGGGAACTGGCGATAAACAACATTTCGAAATCTTCTGTGGTTAATTGATTATTTCTTGAAAAACCCCAAGTTTTGCACCGACCTTGCCAGAATCGATTCTGACACAGATCTATGCCGGTAACTATATACCCCCTTTTATAATTCAGATGAGAAATAAATAGTATTTATTCCTCACCCCAGCGGTACTTTTTATTCTGGCGCAGCTTATCGAGATCGCAATTCAAGCACAGTCCGTTATGACAGTATATCACCTCGCCACATTCAGAGCAGCGCCACTTTACCTCTTCCTTTTCTAGGAATCTTTTGATACCATGCTTTTTGATGAATTCGAGGTTTTCTATCATGCTCATATGATACTTGGTACGGTATCGCTTATCGAGGGCTTTCAGCCGAGTACAGGGAAAATTTTCACACTCATAACAAAAACGAACAAGTCCTTTCCTAAGCGCTTCGCAACGGTTACCCATATGAAGACAATTTTTGCCGCGAGGTAGACAACCCTCACAATAAAATCTTTTAAATCCCTGCCGGTTCAAATCATTTTTCATCGCCAGATAACTGATACATACCCCACAATTCATCCCACAGGGAGCAATAAGCTTTTCGTCCATCTTTAACCGCCATCTTATTTTCTTAAATTATTCAACTTTCCCGTTATTCATCAAGTGGTTGACAGGCAGGGCACCAGTAAACCGCACCGCCCAGATAAGCGGCTTTTTTTATATTCGTGCCGCAGACGGAACATGGCTTTCCAACCGTGTTTTTACTGAGAAGCTTTCTGTATCCACCCACGCTGCCGAACAAATCCTTTTCGGTGTCGCGACCTCCCAGCCTCGTCATTTCCGTAAGCGTATCTTTTACCGAATCGAACAGCCTGCCAAATTCTATCTCACTAATCGTTCCCATTTTACGCTTCGGATGGATGCCGGTGTGAAAGAGGATGTCCTGCAGCACGCCGTTACCCAGGCCGGGGATACGCTGCTCCGTAGCGAGAAATGCTTTGGCCGAGAGCTTGTCCGAACCTTCCGTACGCAGCGAATCAAAGTACACCCTATCAAAAGCATCAGCTAGCGGCAGGGGTTTTTCTTTTGCCACGAGATGGTATTTATTATTATAAGCTCCCTCTATAAAAGCTAAAACCGCTCCATACATCTGAACCGTACAGACAAGGGCACTCCCGTCGTCAAACTCAAGCAAAAGCTGATGCTTCGACGGCGTTTTGCTCGAATCATCATAATAACGAAGGTTTGCTCCATCGCCGAGGACGATACGGCGGTCGCCGGCAGCGATCTCAATCATTGCGCCGATGCCGATACTGTCTCCGATGACCTGTCCGGCAAGGAGTGCGCTATAATCCACTGGGTCACCGTGATAGAACGCAAACTTGTGTGGCGAAGCGTTGGCGATGACCTTGCAGATTTTTTTGCCAAACACTGTTTCATTCAATTGCTTTGCGATAGTTATGCTCTCGGGTATTTCTATCATTGTATTATCACCTCCAGATTAAAATACTATAGGCTTCTAATAATCCACCTGGCATATCGGAGCTTTAACCGTAATGAAGACCATTTGTTAAATCTTCCTGTTCACTGCGTTATATTCATGCCCATATATTCTGCTACCTATTTGTTATATTGTAAGACCTGCTCCTATACGATTATTAACATAAAGAATTTTTTTATATTAATTATTCTACGTATTTTTAAAAAATCCTTCTTTTTAGAGAAAAAAGTTGCAAGATGCAAGTGCGGAGAATCTGCCATAATAACAGAGGGATTAAAACTAATAATATTTAGTTATAAATGGGGAAAATGTGTAAAAGCTGTGGGAAAATATCTTCTTGAAAGCCTTGCAATATAAGGGTTTCAAGAGAATGTTACGAGAATTGCTTCTACGAGCATATTTTGCCTTAACTGATACTTTACCCCTCAAAAATGGCACTTTTTTAACTAAATCCCACCACTTTAAAATCTGAAAGTGGCTATTTATAAGGATTTTAGGATTTCGGAGAGGTAAAAATAGGCTAAAAATGGGGGTCACAATTGCTGATTTTTCGAAAATTTAAGTGCGTTTAAAGGCACTCTCCGTGCGTTTTTAGGGCATGCCTGAAGAGGGTCTGAACCCCTTACAAATAAAGGGTTTTAAGATAGTAAATTGGAACGGTGAACCCTCCCCTGTTCTTTTAAAAGTTACTGAATTGCTGAGCTAGTTCAACCCTCTCTTGTCATCTTGCAAAAGTAATGTCAATAAAAATATTTTTCTCCATCTTCTTTCCAAGGGGATTAGGTATAATGAAATAACATTATAAAAAAACTATTAAAATATGACAATTGAAACATCCCCTGTTCATAGATTTCTATTTTTTGGAACTCTCATATTCTGAAGTCTTTAATAATCTATTACGATATAGAGAAACATCAACATTTAAAAAAGAATGTTTCTGAACAATTAAAATTAGAACTTTACATCCACATTCAATTAACCTACAGTAGTCAGAACTCATAGTTGTAAGACAACATTTTATAAATTTAATCGATCTATCTGTATATTTATTGCTCTCAGAAATCTTCTTCACCATTTCATTGTAATCTTTCCTTTCTTCATTCACTCTCCCATCAATATCATAGAAGGATACAGCTTCTTGAAAAACATCGACATTCAAGTATGAAGAATTCCGATAAAGTTGGCCAATAAGGCTAAATTCATTAGACCAAATAGGAAATAAGCTTATATCTGGTTTTTTTCCAGATTGAAAAACATCAAGTGCAGCACTAATTTCTTGTGTTTGTTTTGATAGCTTGGGCAAATGTTGATAGAAATTTTCCACAAGTATTTTTATATCTAACACTAATTGCTTTCGAAATAATAATCCATACTTTGCATGATTTATTAGCTCTCGTATCAGAAAGACCATAATTGCCACACCAATTCCAATAAGATAATGGATAAATGAAAGACTCTCTTCTGGCATTGAAATTACCACCTTTTTAATTTATTAATCTTAAAATTTGAGGATGGACTTCACAAAATCACAAAATGTCACACCAAAATAGAAAAAGAAAATGGAGTGTACTACTATTTATTTTCATTATTTTTGACCAAAG from the Candidatus Atribacteria bacterium genome contains:
- a CDS encoding DUF3795 domain-containing protein; the encoded protein is MDEKLIAPCGMNCGVCISYLAMKNDLNRQGFKRFYCEGCLPRGKNCLHMGNRCEALRKGLVRFCYECENFPCTRLKALDKRYRTKYHMSMIENLEFIKKHGIKRFLEKEEVKWRCSECGEVIYCHNGLCLNCDLDKLRQNKKYRWGEE
- a CDS encoding DUF3795 domain-containing protein is translated as MTYDEVVRKLAPCGLDCSRCADYQDGEIKELSTKLLNLLGRYDRLAELKSTIIPTFKSYSKFKELLELFAQVSCGGCRSENVKCLINCHAQTCHKDKKVDFCFQCEEFPCDKQCERKIRERWIANNQRMKEIGVVNFYTERSKLPRY
- a CDS encoding endonuclease VIII, translating into MIEIPESITIAKQLNETVFGKKICKVIANASPHKFAFYHGDPVDYSALLAGQVIGDSIGIGAMIEIAAGDRRIVLGDGANLRYYDDSSKTPSKHQLLLEFDDGSALVCTVQMYGAVLAFIEGAYNNKYHLVAKEKPLPLADAFDRVYFDSLRTEGSDKLSAKAFLATEQRIPGLGNGVLQDILFHTGIHPKRKMGTISEIEFGRLFDSVKDTLTEMTRLGGRDTEKDLFGSVGGYRKLLSKNTVGKPCSVCGTNIKKAAYLGGAVYWCPACQPLDE